From a single Fulvivirga ulvae genomic region:
- a CDS encoding GEVED domain-containing protein produces the protein MKTKTKHWKVVLPIFLFSISMAFAQTPTEKQKISSRYDKARLSELQKEYSQKALTAKQNALQMAAQKGWEVLKSNGDGSFDELIAVSKDGRPIYYTVYNVSAARSTRANHLHSGGTLGLNVNGQNMTAHVWDGGPTRPTHQEFDGAGGTNRVTINDGVTALNGNSFHAQHVTGTIVASGVQANAKGMSPHAKALTHEWNNDLSEATAEAADGMLLSNHSYGYRASLIPDWYFGAYIAESRDWDNLMYNSPYYLMVVAAGNDGNDNSSNGAPLNGNSAFDKLSGHSTCKNNMVVANGQDANVASDGTLNSVTINSSSSEGPTDDLRIKPDITGNGTSVYSTYDNSDVAYNSITGTSMASPNVTGTLLLLQQHYNNVNGNFMRAASLKGLALHTADDAGIAGPDAVYGWGLLNAKAAAQAITANGTASRIEELTLSAGQSYSITVNSDGTSPLLASISWTDPAGTANTGTANLTTPVLVNDLDIRVTKGGTTYNPYRLTGVNSNGTGDNNVDPYERIDISGASGSYTITVTHKGSLSGGSQDYTLIVTGVAGAVSCTATVPTGLGASNIGSSSATVSWNAVPGATYDVRYRQTGTSTWTTNAVSGTSASITGLSPLTQYEAQVRSKCSDGTTSAYSSSVTFTTTDVQLNYCSSNGNSVVDEYISNVTVGSINNNSGAGSGGYTDFTAISTNLSKNTSYTISVTPTWTGTLYNEGYSVWIDYNRDGDFTDSGEQVWTQAATQNSPVGGSFTVPAGATNGATRMRVSMKYNGIPTSCESFSYGEVEDYTVNIQAGSGDTQPPTAPGSLTASGVTTTSATLSWTASTDNVGVTGYDVYLGSSLVGTTATTSYNLTGLTASTSYTASVRAKDAAGNQSTASSVSFTTQTPVTYCTSGGNSVNYEWIDLVAVGSINNATGANGGYGNFTSQSTNLTRGGSHTINFSAGFSGSSYTEYWKVWIDLNQDGDFADSGEEMVSGSSSSSGTLSGTLNIPSSAALGTTRMRVSMRYNAAPPSCGAFTYGEVEDYTVNITNTLANTAFANLRNAEELGNEGPKAYFVATPNPVKDMVEIAIADEAKGYSLKMMTLTGVVIEEIESVGSNVRINMSRLPQGAYIISMKTEREVINSKIIKE, from the coding sequence ATGAAAACAAAAACCAAACACTGGAAAGTGGTGTTACCCATTTTCCTATTCTCAATTTCTATGGCTTTTGCTCAAACCCCCACGGAGAAGCAAAAGATCAGTAGCCGGTACGACAAAGCCCGCCTTTCGGAATTACAGAAAGAATATAGCCAAAAGGCTTTGACGGCAAAGCAGAATGCTCTACAAATGGCAGCCCAAAAAGGCTGGGAAGTACTAAAGTCCAACGGAGATGGTTCATTTGATGAATTAATAGCCGTTTCGAAGGATGGCAGGCCTATTTACTACACAGTGTACAACGTAAGTGCGGCACGTTCAACCAGAGCCAATCACCTTCACTCTGGCGGAACCCTCGGGCTTAACGTAAACGGACAAAACATGACTGCCCATGTCTGGGACGGTGGCCCAACGAGACCTACTCACCAGGAATTTGATGGTGCAGGCGGTACCAACAGGGTGACCATTAATGATGGTGTTACTGCCCTGAATGGCAACAGCTTCCATGCCCAGCATGTTACAGGTACCATTGTTGCGTCAGGTGTTCAGGCCAATGCCAAGGGTATGTCGCCACATGCCAAGGCACTGACCCATGAATGGAACAATGACCTTTCAGAAGCTACCGCGGAGGCCGCAGATGGCATGCTTCTTTCAAACCATTCCTACGGTTACAGGGCCAGTCTGATACCTGACTGGTATTTCGGTGCATACATTGCTGAGTCAAGAGACTGGGATAACCTGATGTATAACTCACCATATTATCTCATGGTCGTAGCAGCAGGTAATGATGGTAACGACAACTCTTCGAACGGTGCACCTCTTAATGGAAACTCTGCTTTTGATAAGCTTAGCGGACACTCTACATGTAAGAACAATATGGTAGTTGCCAATGGGCAGGATGCCAATGTGGCTTCAGATGGTACGCTGAACAGTGTTACAATAAACAGCAGCAGTAGCGAAGGCCCTACGGATGACCTGAGGATAAAGCCGGATATTACCGGAAATGGTACAAGCGTGTATTCAACATATGATAACAGTGATGTTGCCTATAACTCAATCACCGGTACATCCATGGCATCACCCAATGTGACAGGTACACTGCTGTTGTTGCAGCAGCATTATAACAATGTCAATGGGAATTTTATGCGTGCGGCATCCCTTAAAGGTCTGGCGCTTCACACCGCTGATGATGCAGGTATTGCAGGGCCTGATGCTGTATACGGATGGGGCTTGCTGAATGCCAAGGCTGCTGCCCAGGCTATTACTGCCAATGGTACTGCTTCGCGAATAGAGGAGCTTACGCTAAGTGCAGGCCAGTCATACTCTATCACGGTCAACTCAGATGGCACAAGTCCGCTGTTGGCCTCAATTTCCTGGACAGATCCGGCAGGTACTGCCAACACCGGTACTGCTAACCTTACTACACCTGTATTGGTCAATGACCTGGACATCAGGGTTACCAAAGGAGGTACAACCTACAATCCTTACCGTCTCACGGGAGTAAACTCAAATGGCACCGGCGATAATAATGTTGATCCATATGAGAGAATTGACATATCAGGAGCAAGCGGTTCCTATACCATTACTGTTACTCATAAAGGATCGCTTTCAGGTGGTAGCCAGGATTATACGCTGATCGTAACGGGTGTTGCCGGTGCTGTAAGCTGTACGGCTACTGTCCCTACAGGACTTGGAGCATCAAATATTGGTTCTTCATCAGCTACAGTAAGCTGGAATGCCGTGCCCGGAGCTACCTATGATGTAAGGTATCGTCAGACAGGCACTTCCACCTGGACTACAAATGCTGTTTCAGGTACTTCTGCCAGCATCACTGGTCTTTCGCCGCTTACTCAGTATGAAGCTCAGGTGAGAAGTAAATGTAGTGATGGTACTACTTCAGCTTACAGCAGTTCTGTAACCTTTACTACCACGGACGTACAACTAAACTATTGTTCATCAAATGGCAATAGCGTGGTAGATGAATACATCAGTAATGTAACTGTGGGGTCAATCAATAATAACTCGGGAGCAGGCAGCGGAGGTTATACAGATTTTACGGCCATTTCAACTAACCTGAGTAAAAATACCTCTTATACTATTTCTGTGACGCCTACCTGGACAGGCACACTATACAACGAAGGGTATAGTGTATGGATTGATTATAACCGGGACGGAGATTTTACAGATTCAGGTGAGCAGGTATGGACGCAGGCTGCTACACAAAACTCACCGGTTGGCGGAAGCTTTACCGTGCCGGCAGGAGCTACGAATGGAGCCACAAGAATGCGTGTTTCTATGAAGTACAATGGCATACCTACTTCATGTGAAAGCTTTAGTTATGGAGAAGTTGAGGATTATACTGTGAACATACAGGCAGGAAGCGGAGATACTCAGCCTCCTACCGCACCGGGTTCACTGACTGCCTCAGGTGTTACCACAACAAGTGCTACACTAAGCTGGACTGCATCTACGGATAATGTGGGAGTAACCGGTTATGATGTCTATTTAGGAAGCTCCCTCGTTGGTACCACAGCAACTACCAGCTATAATCTTACAGGTCTTACTGCTTCAACTTCATACACTGCTTCGGTAAGAGCGAAAGATGCTGCCGGGAATCAGTCAACGGCAAGTTCAGTAAGTTTTACCACTCAGACCCCTGTCACCTACTGTACCTCGGGCGGTAATAGTGTTAACTATGAGTGGATAGACCTTGTGGCTGTAGGATCAATTAATAATGCTACAGGTGCCAATGGCGGATATGGCAATTTCACGAGCCAGAGCACTAATCTTACCCGTGGAGGTTCCCATACCATTAACTTTAGCGCAGGTTTCTCAGGCTCCAGCTATACTGAATACTGGAAAGTATGGATTGACCTTAACCAGGATGGAGACTTTGCTGACTCGGGAGAAGAAATGGTGAGCGGATCATCAAGCAGCAGTGGTACGTTGTCGGGCACACTGAATATACCATCATCGGCGGCATTGGGAACTACCCGAATGAGGGTGTCTATGAGATATAATGCGGCACCTCCATCATGTGGTGCTTTCACCTACGGAGAGGTTGAGGATTATACCGTAAATATTACCAACACATTGGCCAATACAGCTTTCGCTAACTTAAGAAATGCTGAAGAACTTGGTAATGAAGGACCAAAGGCATATTTCGTAGCTACGCCAAACCCTGTAAAAGATATGGTAGAAATAGCCATAGCAGATGAAGCGAAAGGCTATAGCCTCAAAATGATGACGTTAACAGGCGTTGTTATCGAAGAGATAGAGTCAGTAGGTTCGAATGTGCGGATTAATATGTCAAGGCTTCCTCAGGGAGCGTATATCATTTCCATGAAAACGGAAAGAGAAGTGATCAACAGCAAGATCATTAAAGAGTAA